AACGACTAGAAACAACATAAAAGAAGTGAAGTAATATCTCCCCctttattttcttactattagagaagctcagatacttcagcttgctggtTTCGATCATCACATTCCAtcattccctcgctacaaggatagttttatgaaatgtatttttcttggatttctTCTCAAAtcaccggaatattcacaaaaatcaatatcatatctaacttacagatttcgtttgaccaaTTTGACCAACCAGTTTGGGCAattcgcatacgactaaatagCGCTGTCGAATTCAGCCTTAACGACTCATTTTGACTTGACTTTTGTTTGTGTGATGATTGTGTTATAAAACCACCCATCTGCCCCACAAAATATACGGGGAGGCACTTATACCAGCGAGGTATGATGGCTatcctcctccgcaggcataTCTCTATTAAAGAATGAAATGGAACGAAAGACGCGAAATCACCGTCTCGGGCTTCCTGCGGAGCAAAAGGAGCCAATAGTGGGCGCGTCCCATAGAACCcgaaccacaggaaacccaaacgACCCTCGGAGCCAAAAGTGGGCGCGACCCAGAGAACCCAAACCATCCACGGAGCTTTTTTCGCTCAAAGCCTTTCCCTGATAGACTTGCCTGCGGAGGGGGCTATAATATAGGGTAGTAGATCAGATTTGATTACAGATTTTAAATTACAATTTTACAGATTTCTAGTGTGAGATGCTcatcaacaaaataaaatatttcctaCCTACTTGGTTTGAGCTTGTGTTAttcaaagtatttttttttaaatctagaaaaatatttttcctaaGCTGTGTAAGAGGGTGCCCCATATGGTGTGTCAGGGGGTGTGTCAAGGATTGCCCCGTAGTACCTAATAGGGTGTCGTAAAAGTTGTTGCTTAattactgttttattattatagaTAGACTCAACGATCGATGGATAAGTGGTGCCTTGCTCAAGGAAGTTTTAAATGGCTCTGGATACAAAACTAGTTATGTGGCGCGGGGATGTGACAGAATGTCGATCAGTGATCGCCAAACACCAGAAAACAAACACTGCCGCCATAGGCAATTAACACGGGAAGAATGCAAAAGATCGAAAACATTCTACGACATCAACGACGCACCCAAACCATGCAAAACAGAAAAGAAGGTCTCTTGTACTGCTCATCAGAAATGGAGAGAAAGTCATCAAAGCCGAATACAAGTGTCCTGTGATATGTCTGGGTGTGGACTTAATAGGATGTTTGTGGCAAGTTTCGATAGTGAGTATGGCGTGATAGAAGATCAACAACACTGGCAAGTGTTCCAAAGCAAAAATGAGCTTGAAAAACACCTTCCAGACATTGTTATTGCGAATTCTCGGAAAGGGAATGACTTTTGTTTTTTAGGATGCCTggaggaagaaaaaagaatgtatGCTTTAAAGTctatttttctatttccaCCAGTGATTTCCTTGCTCAGGTACCATTCAGACGAGAGTCTTTTTAATATCAATGTCGTCGTGCTGGATTCAGTTTCGCGCGCACATTTTTATCGTATGTTGCCACAAACAGTTGATGCTTTTAGAAGTATAGTATCTAGTGACACTTTCAGCCCAAGAGCTTTAGACTTTGAATTTCTACAAGCGATTGCTCCATATACATTCTCCAATCTGAAGACATTCTTTACAGGTAAAGCAAGTTTTGAAAAGGAAAAGGGTCGTGAGTCTTCTCAAGATTACGGAGTTGTATATTTTAACCGTGCTTTGAAGCAGAAAGGTTTTCAAGTTTTGTTTCAAGAGGACTCCTGCTGGCACGACCCGTGGGGATTGATTCTTACGAATGGTTTACTCCAGCCGCAAGCTAAAGACAAACACGAGCTAAGAAGCCGATGGAAACGATTTGGAAAACACTTCCAAAATCTCGCAATTGACAGCACGGGGCCAACTCACGCCTCATGTTTGGTGTTTCAACAATTCAACTCAACCAACCAGTTTAACAAACCGAAAGAACTCTGCTTTGGAGGGAAACCCTTGGTGAGTTACTTCTTAGAGGCTATTGAGTCGCTTATGGCGGCTGAGAGATCACGGCTAAGGTTTTCATTCACCATGTTGGCTGTGGGACATGAAGTGACAGGGCTGCGAGTCAAACAAATAGACGGGCGTCTCGCGCAACACGTTCATCTAATGGCTGCAAGTCACAACACTCTCACAATGATCTTCTCAGACCACGGACCCAAGACGACGCCCTACTCGCATAAAACCAAGGCAGGGTTGTACGAGGTATACAATTCATTTCTTTTCATGATTTTGCCGGATAAAGTGTCCAGAAAACTAGGAAAAGAAAGAACAAGGGCGCTAGTTATCAACCAAAAAAGGCTGATTTCATTACAAGACGTACACGAGGGACTGGCTTCTCTTATATTCAGAGACACAAATGAAACTCAAACGGATTCTTCGTGGCAAGGGAAAAGCGGGATTTTCGAGGTGATATCCGAATCTCGGACGTGTTCAGATGTCCCGATGCAAGTTCAAGGCTTATGTGTGTGCAACGGGCAGGAAACGTGGTTTCCAGATAACCACAGGGACTTTGCGTGGATTGCAGAGTTTGCTTTAGGTGAGCTCAATAATAGAGTTCAAGCAAGTTATAGAAAATCTGGTGGCTTACAGGGTTACGGGAAATGTCAAAGGTTTATTGGAGTCAAATATGCCAATATTCATCAACGAAAAGACACCGACTGTACGTACATTGGAATGAATATCATTGTTTGGCCACTTCAACAATCCTTTGAAATGCTTGTAAAAATTCCGCAACGGTCTTCGCGCATAATCAACAAGGCCAGACTCCTTTCGCTCATTCGTACAACCACATTCCAGACATTTTTAGAGTGCAAAGATGATTCGGTGCCCGTGAGACTTTGCGCTTGCGAAACAAACCAGGAAAAGGAACGAAAAACAGAAAAGGTATACCAATGGCTGGAGGCTAGTACAGGTACAAATGTGATGACAATAATGCAAGTAGCAGCGCATTTCTCTGCCCGCCCAGTTTTGAAGTTCATAGATAAGTGTGTTGTACTCAACACAAGGTCTCATAACAACGGGGAGACGCTATCGTACGAGATAGGTAGTGTGTGTAGTAGAGGAGAGTTCTATGTTCGCTTTGACGGGCGCGTATCACCACATGTGCTCTCCTCGGCCCCTTTACCTCAATCAGTGCTTGTGACGCCGTTATCCGTGCAATTTGTCTTTACGGTAAGGCATCTCAGAAAACCTTTCGATTTTAAAACTGATGTCACGGTAAAAATTGTTTAACCTGGTTTCCATACAATCATTGCTCGGAGGCCGTCGTTGCAAAAACACTGAATCGCACAATCCCGGTTACGTTTGACCTTTTTTAACCGTTTGAAATGCAATCTGGCAGTGTTTAGAATCTACAATGcacgaaaaaaaaggaatatcgTAATTGAATAAATAAGTGCCGGCGCTTAAGCTTTTTTACTTATCACAAGCTCTTTTACTTataatgtggactttaaaagcacactagcatacacacattggcaccagtcgggccaagatgggacgctagcacagtctattacccgtgcagttcggcaaccatggacagctgtttcgtccttattaggactcgtcagcatggcatagccggttttttgccgatgaagtttaactgaggcaaaccggctatgccatgctgactagtcctaataaggacgaaacagctgtccatggttgccgaactgcacgggtaatagactgtgctagagtcccgtcttggcccgactggtgccaatgtgtgtatgctagtgtgcttttaaagtccttACTTATAATGTCCCGGAGGAGGAACATACAGTATACGGGGAGGCACTTATACCAGCGAGGTATGATGGCTatcctcctccgcaggcataTCTCTATTAAAGAATGAAATGGAACGAAAGACGCGAAATCACCGtctcgggcttcctgtggagcAAAAGGAGAAAATGGTGGGCGCGTCCCATAGAACCCGAACCACAGGAAATCCAAGCCACCCTCGGAGTTATTTTCGCTCCAAGCCTTTTTCCCGATAGAtttgcctgcggaggaggctataTTAGTAGATCAGAAgataatgtgtttattttaaagATTATAAATTCTTATTTTACAGATTTTAGTGGGGAGATGctcaacaataaaaaaatatttcctaCCTATTTGGTTTGGACTTTTATTATTCaaagtaattttctttattttgtttagcGGTCACGGTAACGAatcctgcattctgattggctaatagaGCAGTCCGGAGATTCCTATGTCTGCCCTAGGTCCGAGAATCGATATTTTGTGCGGGCTGCTCGCTCAAAGTATGTTTTCGCTGGtgctggaaaaaaaaagtgtttattttaaagattttaaattCTTATTTAATAGATTTAAGTGTTAGATTCTCAacggtaaaaaaatatatacctaCTTGGTTTGAACTTgtacaggggctcataagtaggggcaatcaacttccccatgttctggtactatataagtgtcacggcgtttcctaggataaggctatttttagacgcgcggatgagccaatcagattcaacctttgtgttgacgttttggctgagctcaactgcacgcggagtctcagacaaaaacctatattctctcttcggtactttgactttttgttgctctcttctttaatatgaatccaaccctacctatgactttgaattctagcttgcaattcttttggtaaacaaacaaaaccgacggatgatagataaaaatataatcttcctaactgcaatttgcgcgtgcagcctcacgtcactcgcgcgcgcgaccaacgtcaaagtagctgattggcccgttcgtgcgcgcgcgtctaaaaatagcctgatcctagaaAACGCTGTAAcatttatataatacagatgattgcccctacttatgagcccctgactTGTATTATCgaaagtaattttttttattaatttttttttctaagagCAAGGGAGGTATTACAGATCACgggaataaagaaaaaactgGGTATTGATTCTATCACCCATTTGAAATCAATTTTTTATTACTTCAATGTTCTTCGCCCGTTTACAAGCCTGCGGTCGTCATGGTAACAGCCATTGTTATGTAATCAGCGCGGGTTCGTAGAGTACAACCGCGCGCTGCTCGACTAGAGACTTGTCCTCGCTAGTAAGATATGCAAAGCGTCCCATGAGATGCGCAGGGCTCTTGCTATCCTGGTTACACTTAGTTTGATACCCGCTTTAGCAGCAGGAGTGGTCGAAGAGTGTCCGGACGGGTGTGCTTGCTATTATGACTTCGCGACAGTAAAATGCAGGGATTCGCCGCTCAAGGATCTGCCCAGATTCCACAAAAATGCAATGGCAAAAGTCGCCGTACTGTAAGTCAAAATACGTCGATGTTGTTTATTTGACAACGTTTATGAAGCTCTCTGCTTCATCGCTGCTAAAATC
The sequence above is a segment of the Nematostella vectensis chromosome 2, jaNemVect1.1, whole genome shotgun sequence genome. Coding sequences within it:
- the LOC5515698 gene encoding uncharacterized protein LOC5515698 isoform X1 — its product is MDLFDARMSFAKKGKVFLCIVALGIISILFLSSFQDRLNDRWISGALLKEVLNGSGYKTSYVARGCDRMSISDRQTPENKHCRHRQLTREECKRSKTFYDINDAPKPCKTEKKVSCTAHQKWRESHQSRIQVSCDMSGCGLNRMFVASFDSEYGVIEDQQHWQVFQSKNELEKHLPDIVIANSRKGNDFCFLGCLEEEKRMYALKSIFLFPPVISLLRYHSDESLFNINVVVLDSVSRAHFYRMLPQTVDAFRSIVSSDTFSPRALDFEFLQAIAPYTFSNLKTFFTGKASFEKEKGRESSQDYGVVYFNRALKQKGFQVLFQEDSCWHDPWGLILTNGLLQPQAKDKHELRSRWKRFGKHFQNLAIDSTGPTHASCLVFQQFNSTNQFNKPKELCFGGKPLVSYFLEAIESLMAAERSRLRFSFTMLAVGHEVTGLRVKQIDGRLAQHVHLMAASHNTLTMIFSDHGPKTTPYSHKTKAGLYEVYNSFLFMILPDKVSRKLGKERTRALVINQKRLISLQDVHEGLASLIFRDTNETQTDSSWQGKSGIFEVISESRTCSDVPMQVQGLCVCNGQETWFPDNHRDFAWIAEFALGELNNRVQASYRKSGGLQGYGKCQRFIGVKYANIHQRKDTDCTYIGMNIIVWPLQQSFEMLVKIPQRSSRIINKARLLSLIRTTTFQTFLECKDDSVPVRLCACETNQEKERKTEKVYQWLEASTGTNVMTIMQVAAHFSARPVLKFIDKCVVLNTRSHNNGETLSYEIGSVCSRGEFYVRFDGRVSPHVLSSAPLPQSVLVTPLSVQFVFTVRHLRKPFDFKTDVTVKIV
- the LOC5515698 gene encoding uncharacterized protein LOC5515698 isoform X2 — protein: MSISDRQTPENKHCRHRQLTREECKRSKTFYDINDAPKPCKTEKKVSCTAHQKWRESHQSRIQVSCDMSGCGLNRMFVASFDSEYGVIEDQQHWQVFQSKNELEKHLPDIVIANSRKGNDFCFLGCLEEEKRMYALKSIFLFPPVISLLRYHSDESLFNINVVVLDSVSRAHFYRMLPQTVDAFRSIVSSDTFSPRALDFEFLQAIAPYTFSNLKTFFTGKASFEKEKGRESSQDYGVVYFNRALKQKGFQVLFQEDSCWHDPWGLILTNGLLQPQAKDKHELRSRWKRFGKHFQNLAIDSTGPTHASCLVFQQFNSTNQFNKPKELCFGGKPLVSYFLEAIESLMAAERSRLRFSFTMLAVGHEVTGLRVKQIDGRLAQHVHLMAASHNTLTMIFSDHGPKTTPYSHKTKAGLYEVYNSFLFMILPDKVSRKLGKERTRALVINQKRLISLQDVHEGLASLIFRDTNETQTDSSWQGKSGIFEVISESRTCSDVPMQVQGLCVCNGQETWFPDNHRDFAWIAEFALGELNNRVQASYRKSGGLQGYGKCQRFIGVKYANIHQRKDTDCTYIGMNIIVWPLQQSFEMLVKIPQRSSRIINKARLLSLIRTTTFQTFLECKDDSVPVRLCACETNQEKERKTEKVYQWLEASTGTNVMTIMQVAAHFSARPVLKFIDKCVVLNTRSHNNGETLSYEIGSVCSRGEFYVRFDGRVSPHVLSSAPLPQSVLVTPLSVQFVFTVRHLRKPFDFKTDVTVKIV